Proteins from a genomic interval of Thermoanaerobacterium thermosaccharolyticum DSM 571:
- a CDS encoding YkoP family protein produces the protein MKKIFIYFWSLWEFIFAKLNRIHTVGGHDSEIRIAIKKYKGEKLLLKDGTVLNNGDKFGELHLNNKVLTEITSSSSSPIAVGIIALKRFKKSIKALKTYIDEHHEFDDVNVFMGYTLFNEGVEMFGFEVRDIKSPLEKFIVTHYEMLLLAIFHPDGFKRLRDNKFTSKMVLITKNTINSRY, from the coding sequence ATGAAAAAAATATTTATATACTTTTGGTCTTTATGGGAATTTATTTTTGCAAAGCTGAATAGGATACACACAGTCGGAGGACACGATTCTGAAATCAGAATCGCAATCAAGAAATACAAAGGTGAGAAACTCCTGCTTAAGGATGGAACTGTGTTAAACAATGGAGATAAATTTGGTGAACTGCACTTAAACAATAAAGTCCTTACAGAGATCACATCCAGCAGCAGCTCACCTATAGCCGTTGGAATAATAGCATTAAAAAGATTTAAAAAATCTATAAAGGCATTAAAAACCTACATAGATGAGCACCATGAATTTGATGATGTAAATGTATTTATGGGTTACACTCTATTCAATGAAGGCGTTGAAATGTTTGGCTTCGAAGTCAGAGATATAAAATCGCCTTTAGAAAAATTCATAGTTACTCATTATGAAATGCTGCTTTTAGCTATATTTCATCCAGATGGGTTTAAGCGGCTACGGGATAATAAGTTTACATCAAAGATGGTATTAATTACAAAAAATACAATTAACAGTCGCTACTAA
- a CDS encoding alpha/beta hydrolase, which produces MCKDYDQLVKLIEKGYVQHENGLEFVVKNIPGEENTEGKLDPRVFQILNEQYKKQRTDEMPDLSQLEIKDIPVEMLRNQMGWNNRDITKIEIKTSDELIDGKYGTIPIKIYSPQSNTHLPAIVYFHGGGFFGGTVKVVENPCKALAERANAVVISVDYRLAPENPYPAGLTDCFDSVKWVYKYGEKYNIDSTKIAVSGDSAGANFATVCAMMDRDLKTNMIKFQALIYPTVNMAAVDTEEYKWSLDQYNITDEHRKLIMAGLEGMKNSQPLVKKLYLQNNEDATHPYISPIFAESLKGMPETLIFTAEFDYLRLEAEAYGRKLAKFGVKTKIIQYKGMDHAFIDKLGIYPQAEDCINEIAKGIKSLFKN; this is translated from the coding sequence ATGTGTAAAGATTACGATCAGTTAGTTAAATTAATAGAAAAAGGATATGTGCAACATGAAAATGGTTTGGAATTTGTGGTGAAGAACATCCCCGGAGAGGAGAATACTGAGGGTAAACTTGATCCAAGGGTATTTCAAATATTAAATGAGCAATATAAAAAACAAAGAACAGATGAAATGCCTGATCTTAGTCAACTTGAGATAAAAGATATTCCTGTTGAAATGTTAAGGAATCAAATGGGTTGGAATAATAGAGATATTACTAAGATAGAGATAAAAACAAGTGATGAGTTAATTGATGGAAAATACGGAACTATTCCAATCAAAATTTACTCACCGCAGAGTAATACACATTTACCGGCAATTGTATATTTTCATGGGGGAGGTTTCTTTGGTGGCACCGTTAAAGTGGTAGAAAATCCATGTAAAGCATTAGCGGAAAGAGCAAATGCAGTGGTTATATCTGTTGACTATCGCTTAGCACCAGAAAATCCTTATCCGGCTGGATTAACGGATTGCTTTGATTCTGTAAAATGGGTATATAAGTATGGTGAAAAGTATAATATTGATTCAACTAAAATTGCGGTTTCAGGGGATAGCGCTGGTGCAAACTTTGCAACTGTTTGTGCCATGATGGATAGGGATTTAAAAACTAATATGATTAAATTTCAAGCATTAATTTATCCAACAGTTAACATGGCAGCAGTTGATACCGAAGAATATAAGTGGTCTCTTGATCAATACAATATTACTGATGAACATAGAAAATTAATAATGGCAGGATTAGAAGGCATGAAAAATTCACAGCCACTGGTGAAAAAACTTTATTTACAAAATAATGAAGATGCAACACATCCGTATATATCTCCTATTTTTGCTGAAAGCTTAAAAGGAATGCCAGAGACTCTAATTTTTACAGCCGAATTTGATTATTTACGGTTGGAAGCTGAAGCATATGGGAGAAAGCTTGCTAAATTTGGTGTTAAAACAAAAATTATACAATACAAAGGAATGGATCATGCATTTATAGATAAACTCGGTATTTATCCTCAAGCAGAGGATTGTATAAATGAAATCGCAAAAGGAATAAAAAGTTTGTTTAAAAACTAA
- a CDS encoding peptidoglycan D,D-transpeptidase FtsI family protein, which translates to MASINKKRILLVLITFLFLIACLVARLIWLQIVMAPKYSLAVKNQTTSKIVLKPQRGIIYDANGNILATNVSGGDVYAAPKNIKHPDKIANQLYSLLGMKKDSLYKLLNNKNSEWTVLKKNVPLDNINKIKKLNLVGIYTEDTSIRSYPDDNLLSQTLGFTGTDGNGLYGLEYSFDKYLKGIPGLEIANTDEVGHVIGLPEKLYKPEKGDDLVLTVDSVIQGYAETAIEKAYETYSPANGITAIVMNPKTGDILAMANIPDFNPNEPNKVSSLDTWSNPAVSYLYEPGSVFKVVTASAALEESLVTPNEQFYDPGYYIVSGHRINSWTKLGNIDFSQAVAMSSDTVFMKIIVERLKLNTLYKYINAFGFGSLTGIQLPGEASGMIIPEKNVHPVDLASMSFGQGIAVTPLQMIDAFSAVINGGYLMKPNIVKEIKSGDEVIKEFKPQVIRQVISQDTSNTMKELLKKVVDEGTGTACQIPGFSVGGKSGTTENYSPGKYTASFAAFAPVDDPQVAVLVVIRNPTKNGHMGGEIAAPVVKDILSNTLRYLMIKK; encoded by the coding sequence TTGGCATCAATAAATAAAAAGCGCATTTTGCTCGTACTAATTACATTTTTATTTTTAATCGCATGTCTTGTAGCGCGATTAATATGGCTACAAATTGTCATGGCCCCAAAATATTCACTGGCCGTCAAAAATCAGACAACATCTAAGATAGTATTAAAGCCACAAAGAGGAATTATTTACGATGCGAATGGAAATATCCTGGCCACTAATGTCAGCGGCGGTGATGTATATGCTGCACCAAAGAATATAAAGCATCCAGATAAAATTGCAAATCAGTTGTACAGTTTATTGGGAATGAAAAAAGATTCACTGTATAAGCTTCTAAACAATAAAAACTCGGAGTGGACTGTACTTAAAAAAAATGTTCCACTGGACAATATAAATAAAATCAAAAAGCTGAATCTTGTAGGTATTTATACTGAAGATACAAGTATTAGAAGCTATCCAGACGACAATCTATTATCGCAGACGCTTGGATTTACAGGAACTGACGGAAATGGACTTTATGGACTTGAATATTCATTTGACAAGTATCTAAAAGGCATCCCTGGTCTAGAGATAGCAAATACTGATGAAGTTGGTCACGTCATAGGACTTCCTGAAAAATTATACAAACCTGAAAAAGGAGATGATTTGGTCCTTACTGTAGATTCTGTAATTCAAGGATACGCTGAAACTGCCATTGAAAAAGCTTATGAAACATACAGCCCAGCCAATGGCATCACAGCCATAGTGATGAATCCAAAAACAGGCGATATCTTAGCCATGGCCAATATACCTGACTTTAATCCAAATGAGCCAAATAAGGTCAGCTCTCTTGACACATGGTCAAATCCGGCTGTGTCTTATCTGTACGAACCAGGCTCAGTATTTAAAGTCGTTACAGCCTCTGCGGCCCTTGAAGAATCTTTAGTCACACCAAATGAACAGTTTTACGATCCTGGATACTACATTGTGTCAGGTCACAGAATAAATAGCTGGACAAAATTAGGAAATATCGATTTTTCACAAGCAGTGGCAATGTCTAGCGATACAGTATTCATGAAGATAATCGTAGAAAGGCTTAAATTAAATACATTGTACAAGTACATAAACGCCTTTGGATTTGGAAGCCTAACTGGAATACAGCTTCCAGGCGAAGCATCAGGCATGATAATACCAGAAAAAAACGTTCACCCCGTAGATCTAGCCTCTATGTCTTTTGGACAAGGCATCGCGGTAACACCGCTGCAGATGATAGATGCCTTTTCAGCAGTAATCAACGGTGGATACTTGATGAAGCCAAATATAGTGAAAGAGATAAAATCAGGAGATGAAGTCATAAAAGAATTTAAGCCTCAAGTCATAAGGCAGGTTATATCGCAGGATACGTCAAATACAATGAAAGAGCTACTTAAAAAAGTCGTTGATGAAGGAACAGGAACAGCATGTCAAATACCAGGCTTTTCTGTCGGAGGAAAGTCAGGTACGACCGAGAATTACTCACCGGGAAAGTACACAGCATCTTTTGCGGCATTTGCACCTGTAGACGACCCTCAAGTAGCAGTTTTAGTAGTCATAAGAAATCCTACTAAAAATGGCCACATGGGTGGAGAAATTGCAGCACCTGTCGTAAAAGACATACTCTCAAACACACTAAGATATCTGATGATAAAAAAATAG
- a CDS encoding polysaccharide deacetylase family protein, whose protein sequence is MIKFMIKIYILYLVLVALLPTMLGRIFHYNVIYNSRKKKVPWIVITFDDGPDPEYTPVLLSILDKYNVKACFFLLADKVEKYPELAREIVNKGHEIGIHGYKHHINWFLGPIATYKELLKSIEIIYEITGKYPSYYRPPWGLFTTFIYQYSKKLGVKIILWSYMSWDWKVKDPDLIVKRILNKVKGGNILIFHDSSDNIGSDKEAPETMLIALDKIISGIKEKNLEIVDINKFIFS, encoded by the coding sequence ATGATAAAATTCATGATAAAGATTTATATACTTTATTTAGTATTGGTAGCATTGCTTCCTACAATGCTTGGTCGTATATTCCATTACAATGTTATCTATAACAGCAGAAAAAAGAAAGTACCCTGGATAGTAATTACATTCGATGATGGGCCAGATCCAGAATACACGCCTGTACTCCTATCAATTCTTGATAAATACAATGTTAAAGCATGCTTTTTTTTATTGGCAGATAAAGTTGAAAAATATCCTGAGCTAGCAAGGGAAATCGTAAATAAAGGTCATGAAATCGGCATACACGGCTATAAGCACCATATAAACTGGTTTTTAGGACCTATTGCTACTTATAAGGAATTATTAAAATCGATTGAGATTATTTACGAAATCACGGGAAAGTATCCTTCATATTACAGACCTCCATGGGGATTATTTACAACGTTCATCTATCAGTATTCCAAAAAACTAGGTGTCAAAATAATTTTATGGAGTTATATGAGCTGGGATTGGAAAGTAAAAGACCCTGATCTAATAGTAAAACGTATTTTAAATAAAGTAAAAGGTGGAAATATTTTGATATTTCATGATAGCAGTGACAATATTGGTTCAGACAAAGAGGCCCCGGAAACAATGTTAATAGCTCTTGACAAAATTATAAGTGGTATAAAGGAAAAAAACTTAGAAATTGTTGACATAAATAAATTTATATTTTCTTAA
- a CDS encoding NusG domain II-containing protein: MKIGDKILIGVLLVISLISGYFTYYKAFNKTGTDVVIEVNGSKYQELPLNVDKTVTIHNGKHINVVEIKNGKVRMKESDCPDQICVKTGWIEKEGQQIVCLPNRVVVRVAGGKKGEVDDVVY; the protein is encoded by the coding sequence ATGAAAATAGGTGATAAAATCTTAATAGGCGTGTTGCTGGTTATTTCTCTAATATCAGGATATTTTACCTATTATAAAGCCTTTAATAAAACAGGCACTGACGTTGTCATTGAAGTGAATGGTTCTAAATATCAAGAATTGCCTTTAAATGTTGACAAGACGGTTACTATACACAATGGCAAACACATAAATGTTGTAGAAATTAAAAATGGAAAAGTCAGAATGAAGGAGTCTGATTGCCCAGATCAGATATGCGTTAAAACAGGTTGGATAGAAAAAGAAGGCCAGCAAATAGTATGCCTTCCAAATAGAGTAGTGGTAAGAGTTGCAGGAGGCAAAAAAGGAGAAGTAGATGACGTTGTATATTAA
- a CDS encoding YesL family protein: MFGNFFNKMYYGDPHRPDLKADDIPKKGISLFFDILKNNFWQLISLNLLLIISCIPIVTIGPALAGFNNVLRNHTLNRNVWLWNDFKDGFIKNFKQSFVITLINGIAAIILINNYKIYSSYSTGFIKIAGTYITIFIGFILVLMNVYIYPLMVTYDLKIKHIYKNALIFSIIKLPQTIGMVLLSLILIAICILFAFIPLLLIGLSLVGLAINVYDRGVFEKYIDSRVNEQNKETDDKADK; encoded by the coding sequence ATGTTTGGAAATTTTTTTAATAAAATGTACTACGGCGACCCACATAGACCTGATTTAAAAGCTGACGATATCCCTAAGAAGGGTATTTCTTTGTTTTTTGATATTTTAAAGAACAATTTTTGGCAACTTATAAGTCTTAATTTATTGCTTATTATATCGTGCATACCTATAGTGACTATTGGCCCTGCTTTGGCAGGATTCAATAATGTGCTTAGAAATCACACTCTTAACAGAAATGTGTGGCTTTGGAATGATTTCAAAGATGGGTTTATTAAAAATTTTAAGCAGAGTTTTGTTATAACTTTGATAAATGGGATAGCGGCTATCATTCTTATAAATAATTATAAGATATATTCGTCTTACAGCACAGGCTTTATAAAAATTGCAGGGACTTATATTACGATTTTTATTGGCTTTATACTTGTTCTGATGAATGTTTATATTTATCCATTGATGGTTACGTATGATCTGAAAATTAAGCACATTTATAAAAATGCTTTAATATTTTCTATAATTAAACTGCCTCAGACCATTGGAATGGTGCTTTTAAGCTTAATTTTAATTGCTATATGCATTTTATTTGCTTTTATACCACTTTTATTGATAGGCTTAAGTTTGGTTGGTCTTGCCATTAACGTATATGATAGAGGTGTATTTGAAAAATATATTGATAGTAGAGTTAATGAGCAAAATAAAGAAACGGATGACAAAGCCGATAAGTAA
- a CDS encoding FAD:protein FMN transferase, producing the protein MKQIVKRIIAILMVVFISLSLTACGNNNQQYTRTDFMMDTVMQVTAYGKNAKKAVDESMEKLKEIDNRMSSQKSGSDVEKINKNAGKKYVKVNSDTFYVIKTALKYGKISGGNFDITIAPLANLWGIGTNHARVPSESQIKEAMKYINYRDVLLNAKDYEVKLKKQGMAIDLGGIAKGYAADEIENIMKKNGIKHALINLGGSSVYMYGSKPDGSNWNIGIQDPFGDKGKYFAIVSGKDMLIDTSGNYERYFIQNGKRYHHILNPFTGYPAESGVVSTTIVSTNIKSIDADALSTITFILGVEKGMKLIESMPGVDAIFVTPDYKVYATSGLKGKLKITDSRFKLYENR; encoded by the coding sequence ATGAAACAAATTGTTAAAAGAATCATTGCAATTTTAATGGTAGTTTTTATATCTCTATCTTTGACTGCCTGTGGAAACAATAATCAGCAGTATACACGCACCGATTTTATGATGGATACGGTCATGCAGGTTACAGCATATGGGAAAAATGCTAAAAAAGCAGTTGATGAGTCGATGGAAAAATTGAAAGAAATTGATAACCGCATGAGCAGTCAAAAGTCCGGCAGCGATGTAGAAAAGATAAATAAAAATGCAGGTAAAAAGTATGTTAAGGTAAATTCAGATACGTTTTATGTGATAAAGACGGCTTTAAAATACGGCAAGATAAGCGGAGGCAATTTTGATATAACTATTGCTCCATTGGCAAATTTGTGGGGAATTGGCACAAATCATGCTCGCGTGCCTTCAGAAAGCCAAATTAAGGAAGCTATGAAATATATAAATTACAGGGATGTCTTGCTAAACGCTAAAGACTATGAAGTTAAACTAAAAAAACAAGGTATGGCTATTGACTTAGGAGGAATTGCTAAAGGATACGCTGCTGATGAAATAGAAAATATTATGAAGAAAAATGGGATTAAGCATGCACTTATAAATCTTGGCGGCAGCAGTGTTTACATGTATGGTTCCAAGCCTGATGGTTCAAATTGGAATATAGGCATACAGGATCCTTTTGGAGATAAAGGAAAATATTTTGCAATTGTTTCCGGCAAAGACATGCTGATTGATACTTCAGGTAATTATGAAAGGTATTTTATTCAAAACGGGAAAAGATACCATCATATATTAAATCCTTTTACAGGGTATCCTGCAGAAAGTGGTGTTGTTAGTACGACAATAGTGTCTACAAATATAAAGTCAATTGATGCTGATGCATTGTCTACAATTACGTTTATTTTAGGTGTTGAGAAAGGAATGAAATTAATAGAAAGCATGCCTGGGGTTGATGCCATTTTTGTCACACCTGATTATAAGGTCTATGCAACATCAGGATTGAAGGGAAAGTTAAAGATAACGGATTCGAGGTTTAAACTGTATGAAAATAGGTGA
- a CDS encoding ABC transporter substrate-binding protein produces MKKPFTLFLILLIIMFLLSWPYYMYLHDTGKIDFSPIEEEDYRGIITFWDFPHQSSDDPTGYNFIKKKIQDFEYYHPGVIIEFEPLKNSDGYERVSDIGSDNKPDIVPITSDSPLIYDGKLEPLNKYIDRNYKDSLKEQVLDSFTYKGSIYGLPLGMYSSVMFINKDLFSEKEIEVPQDGEWTYDEFLEDMTKLTYQMGKKEKKSYYGLSMYIEGSYNLWGILMSDGANIVNDKGLVSFEGPQAESGLKKLIELSEKGVIDPVSYGDDYNKVWDSFTVLKESAVLIDESYKIQYLKYLQNKNKLFDFDVALYPEGDSDVPLTLSPKVYGYGVTKQIDKKKLEMAYKFVKFITDSQESVEKIGYIPVKKSIALNDELMKKIDKAIKYTDYPPPNWHDKNVKINKAIIDGLINKENEKRILIRMQKIIN; encoded by the coding sequence ATGAAAAAACCTTTTACTCTTTTTTTGATATTATTGATAATAATGTTTTTATTGTCCTGGCCTTACTATATGTATTTGCATGATACTGGTAAAATAGATTTTTCGCCAATTGAGGAGGAAGACTATAGAGGAATAATCACATTTTGGGATTTTCCACATCAATCATCTGATGATCCAACAGGTTATAATTTTATTAAGAAAAAAATACAAGATTTTGAATACTACCATCCTGGAGTTATAATAGAATTTGAGCCATTAAAAAATAGCGATGGATATGAAAGGGTTAGTGATATAGGTAGTGACAATAAACCTGATATAGTTCCGATTACTTCAGATAGCCCGCTAATTTATGATGGCAAACTAGAACCTCTTAATAAGTATATAGACAGAAATTATAAGGATTCTCTAAAGGAGCAGGTGCTGGATTCATTTACATATAAAGGCAGCATCTATGGCCTTCCGCTAGGTATGTACAGCAGTGTCATGTTTATAAATAAAGATTTATTTAGCGAGAAAGAAATTGAGGTTCCACAGGACGGCGAATGGACATATGATGAATTTTTAGAAGATATGACGAAATTGACGTATCAAATGGGTAAAAAGGAAAAGAAAAGTTACTATGGCCTATCAATGTACATTGAAGGAAGTTATAATCTTTGGGGCATATTGATGTCAGACGGTGCAAATATCGTCAATGATAAAGGCTTAGTATCATTTGAAGGTCCGCAGGCTGAATCTGGACTCAAAAAATTGATTGAATTAAGCGAAAAGGGTGTAATAGATCCAGTTTCATACGGTGATGATTACAACAAAGTATGGGATAGCTTTACAGTTCTTAAGGAGAGTGCTGTTTTAATCGATGAAAGCTACAAGATACAGTACCTTAAATATCTTCAAAATAAAAATAAACTTTTTGATTTTGATGTTGCACTATATCCGGAAGGGGATAGCGATGTTCCTCTTACACTGTCTCCAAAAGTCTATGGATATGGCGTAACAAAACAAATCGATAAAAAGAAATTGGAAATGGCATATAAGTTTGTAAAGTTTATTACAGATTCTCAAGAAAGCGTAGAAAAGATAGGATATATTCCTGTTAAAAAAAGCATCGCTTTAAATGATGAACTCATGAAAAAAATTGATAAAGCTATCAAATACACAGATTATCCGCCACCAAATTGGCATGATAAAAACGTAAAAATAAATAAAGCAATAATAGATGGATTAATAAATAAGGAAAATGAAAAGAGGATATTGATTAGAATGCAAAAAATAATTAATTAG
- a CDS encoding DNA ligase — MSMMDEKIPPMLAVSGQVFDDPDWLYEIKWDGSRTLAFLSSTTRLQDRRLVDVSHQFPELMKLNKFIRANEAILDGELIVLKDNKPSYRSIMMRKHQQNKLKIDFMSKSYPAIFITWDILYVDGKELLNRPLIERKQMLNKFVNECSIMRISDFIFEHGKTLFEETDKKRLEGVMAKKADSKYYLGKRSSLWQKFKHHIVLNAVILGYRIDKTALVLGLYNEEDKLIHIGNVESGISQKELSSFLDVANDLKVNPEFYGLGINNVQWIMPLIVCKVKFMEWSENFKMRAPSFLEFALDVKPTECRFM; from the coding sequence ATGTCCATGATGGATGAAAAAATTCCACCTATGCTGGCAGTATCAGGCCAAGTATTTGATGACCCAGATTGGCTGTATGAGATAAAATGGGATGGTTCAAGGACTCTGGCATTCCTTTCATCTACAACGAGACTGCAGGATAGAAGACTTGTGGATGTAAGTCATCAATTTCCAGAACTCATGAAGCTAAACAAATTTATCAGGGCTAATGAAGCAATACTTGATGGTGAATTAATAGTCTTAAAAGACAATAAGCCAAGTTATAGAAGCATAATGATGCGCAAACACCAGCAAAACAAACTAAAAATAGATTTTATGAGCAAGTCTTATCCTGCCATATTTATTACTTGGGATATACTTTATGTTGATGGAAAAGAGCTTTTGAATCGGCCGTTAATTGAGCGAAAGCAAATGTTAAATAAATTTGTAAATGAATGCAGCATAATGCGAATATCAGACTTTATATTTGAACATGGTAAGACTTTATTTGAAGAAACTGATAAAAAACGACTGGAAGGTGTTATGGCCAAAAAAGCAGACTCAAAATATTACTTAGGAAAAAGAAGTAGTCTGTGGCAAAAATTCAAACACCACATAGTACTAAATGCTGTAATATTAGGTTATAGGATAGACAAAACTGCGTTAGTTTTAGGCCTTTACAACGAGGAAGACAAACTTATACACATTGGTAATGTAGAATCTGGAATATCGCAAAAAGAATTATCATCGTTTTTAGATGTCGCCAATGATCTGAAGGTCAACCCTGAATTTTACGGTCTTGGCATTAACAACGTCCAGTGGATTATGCCACTAATTGTATGTAAAGTTAAATTTATGGAGTGGTCAGAGAATTTCAAAATGAGAGCACCATCTTTCTTAGAATTTGCCTTAGATGTGAAACCTACCGAATGCAGATTCATGTAA
- a CDS encoding beta-glucosidase — MKKDIKKLISEMTLEEKASLCSGLNLWQTKPIERLGIPSITMTDGPHGLRKAKKSDNLGLDDSVPATCFPSGSALAASWDRDLIKKVGEAIGEECIAEDVHILLGPAINIKRSPLCGRNFEYLSEDPYLISELAANYIKGVQSKGVGTSIKHYAANNQEDYRMTVDVKVNERALREIYLTGFEGAIKQSQPWTVMASYNKVNGVYATENEHLINEILRNEWKFDGIVISDWGAVNDRVAALKAGLDIEMPGSGGEEDKKIVEAVKKGQISEEYLNSAVERILNIIFKAYENKKKNQNYDAEKHHQLARQVASECMVLLKNEDEILPLKKQGKIAIIGELAVKPRYQGGGSSHIVPTKLDIPYDKITKIAGNKAEIKYTPGYELEKDEVNNKLIEEAAYIAKNSDVAVIFAGLPDSYESEGYDREHMRIPESHNKLIQAIAEVQPNVVVVLCNGSPIEMPWVHQVKGILEAYLGGQASGGAIADILFGEKNPCGKLAETFPRELRNNPSYLNFPGEKNVVNYGEGIFVGYRYYDTKGVEPLFPFGHGLSYTTFEYTDISTNKNKITEEETIEVRVKVKNTGKRAGKEIIQLYVRDIQSSVTRPHKELKGFQKIYLEPGEEKTVVFNLDKRSFAYYDVDSKDWYVETGDFEILVGSSSKNILLKTVIHITSTTSVKKEYTRNSTINDVITNQYGRQIIYNIIKRIKSDTNDSQDMLNILKKQLETNSQEISSSSQKDMMNAFLKNMPLRALTILSNGIFTEEMVNEVVDGLNTISN; from the coding sequence ATGAAAAAAGATATCAAAAAGCTCATTTCAGAGATGACATTAGAAGAAAAAGCAAGTTTATGCTCAGGATTAAATCTTTGGCAAACTAAGCCAATAGAAAGATTAGGGATTCCATCAATAACGATGACTGATGGACCACACGGTTTGAGAAAAGCAAAAAAATCAGACAATCTTGGACTTGATGACAGTGTGCCAGCAACTTGCTTTCCATCAGGTAGTGCTCTTGCAGCATCTTGGGATAGAGATTTAATTAAAAAAGTTGGTGAGGCCATCGGAGAAGAATGTATAGCAGAAGATGTTCATATATTGCTTGGACCTGCTATCAATATAAAACGATCTCCACTTTGCGGCCGTAACTTTGAATATCTATCAGAAGATCCATATTTAATATCTGAATTAGCTGCAAACTATATAAAAGGAGTCCAATCAAAAGGTGTTGGAACATCTATAAAACATTACGCAGCCAACAATCAAGAAGACTATAGAATGACTGTAGATGTAAAAGTAAATGAAAGAGCATTACGTGAAATTTACTTAACAGGATTTGAAGGAGCTATAAAGCAGTCACAACCATGGACAGTTATGGCATCATATAACAAAGTAAATGGAGTATACGCAACAGAAAATGAGCACCTGATAAATGAAATACTTAGAAACGAATGGAAGTTTGACGGAATAGTCATATCAGATTGGGGAGCAGTCAACGATAGAGTCGCAGCATTAAAAGCGGGATTAGATATAGAGATGCCAGGAAGTGGAGGTGAAGAAGACAAAAAAATAGTTGAAGCCGTAAAAAAAGGTCAAATATCAGAAGAGTATTTAAACTCAGCAGTTGAACGGATTTTAAATATAATCTTTAAAGCATATGAAAATAAAAAGAAAAACCAAAACTATGATGCAGAAAAACATCATCAATTAGCTCGTCAAGTCGCATCAGAATGTATGGTACTATTAAAAAATGAAGATGAAATACTTCCACTTAAAAAGCAAGGTAAAATTGCAATAATAGGAGAACTTGCCGTAAAACCAAGATATCAGGGTGGAGGAAGTTCACATATAGTACCAACTAAATTAGATATCCCATACGATAAAATAACAAAAATTGCAGGAAATAAAGCGGAGATAAAATATACACCAGGTTATGAATTAGAAAAAGACGAAGTAAATAATAAATTAATTGAAGAAGCAGCATATATAGCAAAAAATTCAGATGTTGCCGTAATATTTGCAGGACTGCCAGATAGCTATGAATCAGAAGGATATGACAGAGAACACATGAGAATCCCAGAAAGCCACAATAAATTAATACAAGCAATTGCAGAGGTTCAGCCAAATGTTGTTGTCGTGCTTTGCAATGGATCACCAATAGAAATGCCATGGGTTCATCAAGTAAAAGGCATATTAGAAGCATATTTAGGAGGTCAAGCATCAGGAGGAGCAATTGCAGATATACTATTTGGTGAAAAAAATCCATGCGGAAAACTTGCAGAAACTTTTCCAAGAGAACTTAGAAACAATCCATCATATCTAAACTTTCCAGGAGAAAAAAACGTAGTAAACTATGGTGAAGGAATATTTGTAGGATACAGGTATTATGACACAAAAGGTGTCGAACCATTATTCCCATTTGGACACGGTTTAAGCTATACAACATTTGAATACACAGACATTTCTACAAACAAAAACAAAATAACAGAAGAAGAAACAATAGAAGTAAGAGTAAAAGTAAAAAATACTGGAAAACGTGCTGGAAAAGAAATAATTCAATTATATGTTCGAGACATACAAAGCAGTGTTACTCGTCCACATAAAGAACTAAAAGGATTCCAAAAAATATATCTTGAACCAGGAGAAGAAAAAACAGTTGTCTTCAATTTAGATAAAAGATCATTTGCATATTATGATGTTGATTCAAAGGACTGGTACGTCGAAACAGGAGACTTTGAAATTTTAGTAGGAAGCTCATCAAAAAATATTTTATTAAAAACAGTCATTCATATAACATCTACTACATCAGTAAAAAAAGAATATACAAGGAATTCAACAATAAACGATGTAATTACAAATCAATACGGTAGACAAATTATTTATAACATAATAAAGAGAATAAAGTCTGACACAAACGACTCACAAGACATGTTAAATATATTAAAAAAACAGTTAGAGACAAACAGTCAAGAAATAAGCAGTTCATCTCAAAAAGACATGATGAATGCGTTTTTAAAAAATATGCCATTAAGAGCCTTGACTATCTTAAGCAATGGAATTTTTACTGAAGAAATGGTTAATGAAGTTGTTGACGGCTTAAATACAATTTCTAATTGA